A single genomic interval of Cucumis sativus cultivar 9930 chromosome 5, Cucumber_9930_V3, whole genome shotgun sequence harbors:
- the LOC101214423 gene encoding ribonuclease 1 isoform X1, whose translation MKFHHQTAMKIHPNCSTPMLILFLLFQLLGITISCQNIASYNSSQLFSEGNGEYEFFYLVQQWQVSLCNLRPCQKPAIPTFSINGFRPSSYGIPNCKIGTSFDSSKMLDLKTELDREWPSLEVEENEEIWRKEWENHGICSQPLLTQHAFFETALKLKQTFDIFTILANRGIFPFGEVYDLENISDAIRDATGHTPQVECKSYKQIPLLSNIFLCFKYNDNAIHIVDCPLIRRCNFQAILFPYAQFGPS comes from the exons ATGAAGTTTCATCACCAAACTGCCATGAAAATCCATCCCAACTGTTCTACTCCAATGCtcattctctttctccttttccAGCTTCTTGGTATAACCATATCATGTCAAAACATTGCATCATATAACTCTTCTCAg CTGTTTTCAGAAGGCAACGGAgaatatgagtttttttaccTTGTTCAACAG TGGCAGGTTTCTTTATGCAATTTGAGGCCTTGTCAAAAACCAGCAATACCCACTTTCAGTATTAATGGTTTCCGGCCTTCTTCTTATGGGATTCCCAATTGCAAAATTGGAACAAGTTTTGATTCTTCAAAG ATGTTGGACCTGAAAACTGAGTTAGATAGAGAATGGCCATCACTTGAGGTggaagagaatgaagaaatatGGAGGAAAGAGTGGGAAAACCATGGAATCTGTTCACAGCCATTGCTAACTCAACACGCATTCTTTGAAACTGCACTCAAGCTTAAGCAAACTTTTGATATCTTCACTATCTTAGCAAACAGAG GAATCTTTCCATTTGGAGAGGTGTATGACTTAGAAAACATAAGTGATGCCATTAGAGATGCAACAGGACATACTCCACAAGTGGAATGCAAATCATACAAACAAATTCCTTTGCTCTCCAACATCTTCCTTTGCTTCAAATACAATGATAATGCCATTCATATTGTGGACTGTCCCCTTATAAGAAGATGCAATTTCCAAGCTATCCTTTTCCCTTATGCTCAATTTGGTCCATCTTAG
- the LOC101214423 gene encoding ribonuclease 1 isoform X2 has protein sequence MKFHHQTAMKIHPNCSTPMLILFLLFQLLGITISCQNIASYNSSQLFSEGNGEYEFFYLVQQVSLCNLRPCQKPAIPTFSINGFRPSSYGIPNCKIGTSFDSSKMLDLKTELDREWPSLEVEENEEIWRKEWENHGICSQPLLTQHAFFETALKLKQTFDIFTILANRGIFPFGEVYDLENISDAIRDATGHTPQVECKSYKQIPLLSNIFLCFKYNDNAIHIVDCPLIRRCNFQAILFPYAQFGPS, from the exons ATGAAGTTTCATCACCAAACTGCCATGAAAATCCATCCCAACTGTTCTACTCCAATGCtcattctctttctccttttccAGCTTCTTGGTATAACCATATCATGTCAAAACATTGCATCATATAACTCTTCTCAg CTGTTTTCAGAAGGCAACGGAgaatatgagtttttttaccTTGTTCAACAG GTTTCTTTATGCAATTTGAGGCCTTGTCAAAAACCAGCAATACCCACTTTCAGTATTAATGGTTTCCGGCCTTCTTCTTATGGGATTCCCAATTGCAAAATTGGAACAAGTTTTGATTCTTCAAAG ATGTTGGACCTGAAAACTGAGTTAGATAGAGAATGGCCATCACTTGAGGTggaagagaatgaagaaatatGGAGGAAAGAGTGGGAAAACCATGGAATCTGTTCACAGCCATTGCTAACTCAACACGCATTCTTTGAAACTGCACTCAAGCTTAAGCAAACTTTTGATATCTTCACTATCTTAGCAAACAGAG GAATCTTTCCATTTGGAGAGGTGTATGACTTAGAAAACATAAGTGATGCCATTAGAGATGCAACAGGACATACTCCACAAGTGGAATGCAAATCATACAAACAAATTCCTTTGCTCTCCAACATCTTCCTTTGCTTCAAATACAATGATAATGCCATTCATATTGTGGACTGTCCCCTTATAAGAAGATGCAATTTCCAAGCTATCCTTTTCCCTTATGCTCAATTTGGTCCATCTTAG
- the LOC101214905 gene encoding pentatricopeptide repeat-containing protein At5g50390, chloroplastic isoform X1, which yields MNMELPLSRYQNYVYDRLQCNSTSFFSLRYSDSDLFTKTSFLSNPRKYRNSFCWIKCSSFEQGLRPRPRPQPKPSKLDVGDRKETPLKETHVKKSSVGICSQIEKLVLCKKYRDALEMFEIFELEDGFHVGYSTYDALINACIGLKSIRGVKRLCNYMVDNGFEPDQYMRNRVLLMHVKCGMMIDACRLFDEMPARNAVSWGTIISGYVDSGNYVEAFRLFILMREEFYDCGPRTFATMIRASAGLEIIFPGRQLHSCAIKAGLGQDIFVSCALIDMYSKCGSLEDAHCVFDEMPDKTIVGWNSIIAGYALHGYSEEALDLYHEMRDSGVKMDHFTFSIIIRICSRLASVARAKQVHASLVRNGFGLDVVANTALVDFYSKWGKVDDARHVFDRMSCRNIISWNALIAGYGNHGHGEEAIDMFEKMLREGMMPNHVTFLAVLSACSISGLFERGWEIFQSMTRDHKVKPRAMHFACMIELLGREGLLDEAYALIRKAPFQPTANMWAALLRACRVHGNLELGKFAAEKLYGMEPEKLSNYIVLLNIYNSSGKLKEAADVFQTLKRKGLRMLPACSWIEVNNQPHAFLSGDKHHVQIEKVVGKVDELMLNISKLGYVPEEQNFMLPDVDENEEKIRMYHSEKLAIAYGLLNTLEKTPLQIVQSHRICSDCHSVIKLIAMITKREIVIRDASRFHHFRDGSCSCGDYW from the coding sequence ATGAACATGGAACTCCCTCTCTCCCGCTATCAAAACTATGTTTATGATCGCCTTCAATGTAACTCCACTTCCTTCTTCTCCCTGCGTTACTCAGATTCAGACCTTTTTACgaaaacttcttttctttctaatccAAGAAAATACCGTaattcattttgttggatCAAGTGTTCTTCCTTTGAACAAGGGCTACGCCCACGCCCACGGCCTCAGCCTAAACCTTCGAAACTTGATGTGGGTGATCGTAAAGAAACCCCATTGAAGGAGACCCATGTTAAGAAATCCAGTGTTGGGATCTGTAGTCAAATAGAGAAGTTGGTTTTGTGTAAAAAGTATCGAGATGCACTTGagatgtttgaaatttttgaacTGGAAGATGGTTTTCATGTTGGTTACAGCACGTACGATGCGTTGATTAATGCGTGTATTGGGTTGAAGTCTATAAGAGGAGTGAAGAGGTTGTGTAATTACATGGTTGATAATGGATTTGAACCTGATCAGTACATGAGGAACAGGGTTCTACTTATGCATGTGAAATGTGGGATGATGATTGATGCTTGTAGACTGTTCGACGAAATGCCTGCGAGGAATGCGGTTTCGTGGGGTACTATAATTTCCGGATATGTAGACTCTGGAAATTATGTTGAAGCGTTTAGATTGTTCATTTTGATGCGGGAGGAGTTTTATGATTGTGGGCCTCGTACCTTTGCTACAATGATACGGGCATCAGCTGGTTTGGAAATTATTTTTCCTGGTAGGCAATTGCATTCATGTGCAATAAAAGCTGGTCTAGGACAGGACATTTTTGTTTCCTGTGCGTTGATTGATATGTACAGCAAGTGTGGAAGCCTTGAAGATGCTCATTGCGTTTTTGATGAGATGCCTGATAAGACAATAGTTGGATGGAATTCAATTATAGCTGGTTACGCACTCCATGGCTACAGTGAAGAAGCTCTGGATTTATACCATGAGATGCGTGACTCTGGTGTTAAGATGGACCATTTCactttttctataattataaGAATATGCTCGAGATTGGCATCGGTAGCACGTGCTAAGCAAGTACATGCGAGTTTAGTTCGTAATGGCTTTGGGTTAGATGTGGTAGCTAATACAGCCCTTGTGGATTTCTATAGCAAATGGGGAAAAGTAGATGATGCTAGACATGTTTTTGACAGGATGTCTTGTAGAAACATAATATCATGGAATGCTTTGATTGCTGGATATGGGAATCATGGTCATGGGGAGGAAGCCATTGATATGTTTGAGAAGATGCTTCGGGAAGGCATGATGCCAAACCATGTGACATTTCTTGCTGTTTTATCTGCTTGTAGTATTTCAGGTTTGTTTGAACGTGGATGGGAAATTTTTCAATCAATGACTAGAGATCACAAGGTTAAACCGCGTGCTATGCATTTCGCGTGCATGATTGAATTGCTAGGTCGAGAAGGGCTGTTAGACGAAGCCTATGCCCTTATAAGGAAAGCTCCCTTTCAACCAACGGCAAATATGTGGGCTGCATTGCTTAGAGCTTGTCGAGTTCATGGAAACCTAGAACTTGGTAAGTTTGCTGCTGAAAAACTTTATGGGATGGAACCTGAGAAGCTTAGTAATTATATTGTgcttttaaacatatataacaGTTCTGGTAAGTTAAAGGAAGCAGCTGATGTTTTTCagacattaaaaagaaagggCTTAAGAATGCTTCCAGCATGCAGTTGGATAGAAGTTAATAACCAGCCGCATGCATTCCTATCTGGGGATAAACACCACGTCCAAATAGAAAAAGTAGTGGGAAAAGTGGATGAATTAATGTTGAACATCTCAAAGCTTGGTTATGTACCTGAAGAACAGAACTTCATGCTTCCAGAtgttgatgaaaatgaagaaaagataCGGATGTACCACAGCGAGAAATTGGCAATTGCTTATGGTCTTCTAAACACTTTAGAGAAAACGCCATTGCAGATTGTGCAAAGCCATCGTATTTGCAGTGACTGCCATTCTGTGATTAAACTGATTGCTATGATAACCAAACGTGAAATTGTGATCAGAGATGCTAGCAGATTTCATCATTTCAGAGATGGGAGTTGTTCTTGTGGAGACTATTGGTGA
- the LOC101215142 gene encoding uncharacterized protein At5g19025: MVYFPYSISVCKSVDQPTVMASSVNLADSSSKSRNKKMTASSTCSKFPVCHRSRSAVIDIVILIAVVGACGFLLFPYMKLVIVESLEIFGAILYLMGEEVSRAPWIYGSIGLSIFCASLAAWVVLICTSRKCGNPYCKGLRKAAEFDIQLETEECVKNSTPLVKNGVKKGLFELPRDHHRELEAELKKMAPPNGRAVLIFRARCGCSVGRLEVPGPRKQLKKIKK, encoded by the coding sequence ATGGTCTATTTCCCATACTCGATCTCGGTCTGCAAGTCCGTTGACCAACCAACCGTTATGGCGAGTTCAGTGAATTTAGCCGATTCAAGTTCCaaatcaagaaacaaaaagatgaCTGCTTCATCGACTTGTTCGAAATTCCCTGTTTGTCATCGGTCTCGATCGGCCGTTATCGATATTGTGATTTTGATTGCTGTGGTTGGTGCTTGtgggtttttgttatttccTTATATGAAGCTTGTGATCGTTGAATCCCTTGAGATTTTTGGGGCGATTCTGTATTTAATGGGAGAGGAAGTCTCTCGTGCTCCTTGGATTTATGGATCCATTGGACTTAGTATTTTCTGTGCATCATTAGCTGCTTGGGTTGTTTTGATTTGTACAAGCAGGAAATGTGGAAATCCTTATTGCAAAGGACTTCGAAAGGCGGCTGAATTTGATATACAATTGGAGACAGAGGAGTGTGTGAAGAACTCCACTCCATTGGTTAAAAATGGAGTGAAGAAGGGCCTTTTTGAATTGCCCCGTGATCATCACCGTGAATTAGAAGCTGAACTTAAGAAGATGGCACCTCCTAATGGAAGAGCAGTGCTCATTTTTAGAGCAAGATGTGGCTGTTCTGTCGGTAGGTTGGAAGTCCCGGGGCCTAGGAAGCAGctgaagaagatcaagaaatag
- the LOC101214663 gene encoding uncharacterized protein LOC101214663: MTSLLGFSHMNRFDIVQIYRQYCDIRSQNGYHGNEDSGNAETQMCKSSKQALAELLIYVQSSLQMGNSVVYELSKLMSYLNFMVDFSEFSRFYEFVFFVCRENGQKNITVSMAVRAWRLVLDGRFRLLNQWCDFVENNQRHNISEDTWQQVLAFSRCVHENLEGYDPEGAWPVLIDDFVEHMYRRSGSNKVSKLSCNCGDSEESGVFEDSLSGLKFFPGLKRKLPEDMQMDGIVSPSDPRTSAMEFTPVTSVKKSRFMACRPVNLEINSPSCTAAENIEMVRHNSTVGSKSPCAVEGCLSKGFAGLFSTRLFLGLDQERKASFT, encoded by the exons ATGACTTCCCTTCTGGGTTTCTCGCATATGAATCGCTTCGACATCGTCCAGATTTATCGACAATATTGTG ATATTCGATCTCAAAATGGCTATCATGGGAATGAAGACTCTGGAAATGCTGAAACACAAATGTGTAAAAGTTCGAAGCAGGCACTTGCAGAGCTCTTAATATATGTGCAATCTTCACTGCAGATGGG GAACTCAGTTGTTTATGAACTATCGAAGCTGATGTCATATCTAAACTTTATG GTAGACTTCTCAGAATTTTCACGCTTCTacgaatttgttttttttgtgtgtCGGGAGAATGGTCAAAAAAATATCA CTGTTAGTATGGCTGTTAGAGCGTGGAGATTAGTTTTGGATGGGAGATTTCGGTTACTTAATCAATGGTGTGACTTTGTTGAG AACAATCAGCGACACAATATTTCTGAGGATACTTGGCAGCAAGTCTTGGCTTTCAGCCGCTGTGTACATGAAAATCTGGAAGGGTATGATCCCGAAg GTGCTTGGCCTGTTCTCATTGATGACTTCGTCGAGCATATGTACAG GCGCTCAGGATCTAATAAAGTCTCGAAGTTATCTTGTAATTGTGGAGACTCAGAAGAGTCAGGTGTATTTGAAGATTCTCTTTCGG GATTAAAGTTTTTCCCTGGGTTGAAGAGGAAATTACCTGAGGACATGCAAATGGACGGCATTGTGTCTCCGAGTGATCCTAGAACCAGTGCCATGGAGTTTACTCCTGTTACGAGCGTCAAGAAAAGTAGATTTATGGCTTGCAGGCCAGTGAACTTGGAGATAAACTCACCATCATGTACTGCAGCTGAGAACATAGAGATGGTTCGACATAATAGTACAGTAGGTTCCAAATCCCCTTGTGCTGTTGAAGGTTGCCTGTCGAAAGGTTTTGCTGGGCTTTTCTCAACACGTTTGTTCTTAGGATTGGATCAAGAAAGGAAAGCGTCGTTCACGTGA
- the LOC101214905 gene encoding pentatricopeptide repeat-containing protein At5g50390, chloroplastic isoform X2 — protein sequence MNMELPLSRYQNYVYDRLQCNSTSFFSLRYSDSDLFTKTSFLSNPRKYRNSFCWIKCSSFEQGLRPRPRPQPKPSKLDVGDRKETPLKETHVKKSSVGICSQIEKLVLCKKYRDALEMFEIFELEDGFHVGYSTYDALINACIGLKSIRGVKRLCNYMVDNGFEPDQYMRNRVLLMHVKCGMMIDACRLFDEMPARNAVSWGTIISGYVDSGNYVEAFRLFILMREEFYDCGPRTFATMIRASAGLEIIFPGRQLHSCAIKAGLGQDIFVSCALIDMYSKCGSLEDAHCVFDEMPDKTIVGWNSIIAGYALHGYSEEALDLYHEMRDSGVKMDHFTFSIIIRICSRLASVARAKQVHASLVRNGFGLDVVANTALVDFYSKWGKVDDARHVFDRMSCRNIISWNALIAGYGNHGHGEEAIDMFEKMLREGMMPNHVTFLAVLSACSISGLFERGWEIFQSMTRDHKVKPRAMHFACMIELLGREGLLDEAYALIRKAPFQPTANMWAALLRACRVHGNLELDIKKKGLKNASSMQLDRS from the exons ATGAACATGGAACTCCCTCTCTCCCGCTATCAAAACTATGTTTATGATCGCCTTCAATGTAACTCCACTTCCTTCTTCTCCCTGCGTTACTCAGATTCAGACCTTTTTACgaaaacttcttttctttctaatccAAGAAAATACCGTaattcattttgttggatCAAGTGTTCTTCCTTTGAACAAGGGCTACGCCCACGCCCACGGCCTCAGCCTAAACCTTCGAAACTTGATGTGGGTGATCGTAAAGAAACCCCATTGAAGGAGACCCATGTTAAGAAATCCAGTGTTGGGATCTGTAGTCAAATAGAGAAGTTGGTTTTGTGTAAAAAGTATCGAGATGCACTTGagatgtttgaaatttttgaacTGGAAGATGGTTTTCATGTTGGTTACAGCACGTACGATGCGTTGATTAATGCGTGTATTGGGTTGAAGTCTATAAGAGGAGTGAAGAGGTTGTGTAATTACATGGTTGATAATGGATTTGAACCTGATCAGTACATGAGGAACAGGGTTCTACTTATGCATGTGAAATGTGGGATGATGATTGATGCTTGTAGACTGTTCGACGAAATGCCTGCGAGGAATGCGGTTTCGTGGGGTACTATAATTTCCGGATATGTAGACTCTGGAAATTATGTTGAAGCGTTTAGATTGTTCATTTTGATGCGGGAGGAGTTTTATGATTGTGGGCCTCGTACCTTTGCTACAATGATACGGGCATCAGCTGGTTTGGAAATTATTTTTCCTGGTAGGCAATTGCATTCATGTGCAATAAAAGCTGGTCTAGGACAGGACATTTTTGTTTCCTGTGCGTTGATTGATATGTACAGCAAGTGTGGAAGCCTTGAAGATGCTCATTGCGTTTTTGATGAGATGCCTGATAAGACAATAGTTGGATGGAATTCAATTATAGCTGGTTACGCACTCCATGGCTACAGTGAAGAAGCTCTGGATTTATACCATGAGATGCGTGACTCTGGTGTTAAGATGGACCATTTCactttttctataattataaGAATATGCTCGAGATTGGCATCGGTAGCACGTGCTAAGCAAGTACATGCGAGTTTAGTTCGTAATGGCTTTGGGTTAGATGTGGTAGCTAATACAGCCCTTGTGGATTTCTATAGCAAATGGGGAAAAGTAGATGATGCTAGACATGTTTTTGACAGGATGTCTTGTAGAAACATAATATCATGGAATGCTTTGATTGCTGGATATGGGAATCATGGTCATGGGGAGGAAGCCATTGATATGTTTGAGAAGATGCTTCGGGAAGGCATGATGCCAAACCATGTGACATTTCTTGCTGTTTTATCTGCTTGTAGTATTTCAGGTTTGTTTGAACGTGGATGGGAAATTTTTCAATCAATGACTAGAGATCACAAGGTTAAACCGCGTGCTATGCATTTCGCGTGCATGATTGAATTGCTAGGTCGAGAAGGGCTGTTAGACGAAGCCTATGCCCTTATAAGGAAAGCTCCCTTTCAACCAACGGCAAATATGTGGGCTGCATTGCTTAGAGCTTGTCGAGTTCATGGAAACCTAGAACTTG acattaaaaagaaagggCTTAAGAATGCTTCCAGCATGCAGTTGGATAGAAGTTAA
- the LOC101217305 gene encoding E3 ubiquitin-protein ligase MPSR1: MSDSDSSPSPSPPPPPRTLSMLLPFLLGLARTTTGSNLNQIVVLDHAARTVVVFEGHVLDSLLRDLSEKSGPLPASKASIDAMPRVGVTELGMDCAICLDGFEVDEEAREMPCKHMYHSDCIEKWLNVRGTCPVCRFAMPVDDRRKDGGGGGGGDEEEEEDMEGGEGGEGGEGRVVVVNLWVNDGEPMDVESGLEHGSEDSDSESQDEIMVEVDGSSTQEQEQDPSSEDSSSFSFSSFFN, translated from the coding sequence ATGTCTGATTCCGATTCTTCTCCCTCTCCTTCACCGCCACCGCCTCCGCGGACCCTTTCTATGCTTCTCCCTTTTCTCCTTGGCCTTGCTCGAACTACCACCGGATCCAACCTCAACCAGATCGTCGTTCTCGACCATGCTGCGCGAACGGTTGTCGTTTTCGAAGGACACGTTCTTGATTCTCTTCTTCGTGACTTATCGGAGAAATCTGGACCGTTGCCGGCGTCCAAGGCTTCGATCGATGCGATGCCTCGAGTTGGGGTTACGGAATTGGGGATGGATTGTGCGATTTGCTTGGATGGATTTGAAGTCGACGAGGAAGCTAGGGAGATGCCGTGTAAACATATGTATCATTCTGATTGTATTGAGAAATGGTTGAATGTTCGTGGAACCTGTCCGGTTTGTCGGTTCGCGATGCCGGTGGATGATCGGAGAAAGGacggtggtggtggtggtggtggtgatgaagaagaagaagaagatatggAAGGTGGAGAAGGTGGTGAAGGTGGTGAAGGACGAGTGGTTGTAGTTAATTTGTGGGTTAACGATGGTGAACCGATGGATGTTGAGTCGGGATTGGAACATGGATCAGAGGATTCCGATTCAGAAtcacaagatgaaattatGGTTGAAGTTGATGGCTCATCAAcacaagaacaagaacaagatccaAGTTCTGAagattcttcttcattttcattttcgtcttttttcaattag